In Hymenobacter volaticus, the genomic window AATGATGCATTTGTCTTACTTACTTAAAGCATCACAGCAGCAGCTTTTTATAGTATTGCTCAGCTATTCCCAAATACCCTACCCGCAAAATCCACCACGGCTTGCCGCGTGAGTTCTGGCTTCTCGAAATAGCCAAGGTGCCCGACGTCGCTCAGAAGTAGCGCGTGGCTTTCATTAGGCAGCACCAGTTGTGGTAGCAGGCTTTCTACGGTTACGGCTACGTCGTCTTTGCCACCAATAAAGAGCACTGGAAACTCCGCATCTTTTAGCACCTTGGTGCGGTCAGGTCGGTTGCGCATGGCTTCGAGCGCACCCAGTACAGTGGCTTCGGGTGTGGAACGGCCAATTTCTTCCAAAAACTCGCGCTGCTCCCGCATGTGCTCCCGATTGGCCGGCGCAAACAGCGGCCTTATAAACGAATCCATAAACTTCTCGACGCCATGGCGACGTACGAAATCCATGTTTTTGTCGCGGTTCGCCTTTTTTTCGTCGGTATCGGGTAAGGCCGTGGAGTGGAATAACACAAGGCCAGCCACCTTCTCGGGGTAACGTTCGGCAAAGGCCAGCGCCACGTAGCCACCCATGCTATGGCAAACCAATAATGTCTTCTCCACCCCTTTCTGACGCAACTGCTCGACCACGTAACGCGCTTGCGCTTCCATGCTGTAGTCGCGCACGTCGTGTACGTTGGTGCCGTGTCCGAGCAGGTTGAGCGTAAGCAGCCGATAACCGGCCGGAAACTCGCGCGTGAAATCAGTCCATATCTCCCGGCTTTCGGCGAAGCCATGGAGAAAAAGGATGGTAGGGTGTGAAGAGGCCATGAGAAATGACGCCGCTATGCAAGCGGCTGTGCTAGTGAACCGCCACAATTACGCACATTTGCTTTGCTTGTTATCACGCTACACTATCTACATGTCTTCTATCGAGCGCAGTAATTTCCATTATGTAATTGCTGTTATAGCTGGTTTACTTGTTGCCCTCCTTGGCCGTTTTGCTTTTGCTACTCGCTTATTGAATGATGCGGGCGGGCTGCTCATGCTGTGCTTTCTGGTGCTTATCCCGATGGCCCTAGGGGCTACAACGGCACATTTCACACCTCCTACCGCCAAGTGGATGTGGCGCACAGTGTGGAGCCCTTTCCTGACAGTTTTGCTATTTCTGTTCACGGCTTTGCTCCTTCATTTAGAGGGGCTGATTTGCGTGCTGATCATTTCGCCGCTATTTCTGGTCACCGCTTGCGTGGGTGCATCGCTCTACATACGCTTCACCGAAAACAGACCCGACAGAAACAAGACCTACACACTTGCTGCTTTTGCCCTCCTGCCCTTCCTGATGGCCCCAGTCGAAAGCCAGTTCGCTGCGCCCAACGAGTTGCGCCGCGTCGAAAACACCGTAGTTATTGCAGCGCCCATCGATGTAGTGTGGCAGAACATTATCCGAGTTCTACCCATTCAGGCAACTGATTTAGGCCCGAGTGTAATAGACAAGATTGGCTTTCCGCGCCCCGTCGAAGCCACTCTCACCCACGAAGGCATTGGCGGCGTCCGTCATGCTACCTTCGAGCGCGGCGTCGAGTTCATTGAAACAGTCGACGTTTGGGAACCACAACGCCGCTTGTCATTCAGCATCGTACCCAACACGGCCACCATTCCTCCCACCACCTTCGACGAGCACGTAACGATAGGCGGGCGCTTCTTCGATGTACTACGCGGCACCTACGAATTGGAAGCCGTGGGAGCCGGCCATACGCGCCTCATCTTGTATAGCCAGCAGCGCCTAAGCACGCGCCTCAACCCCTACGCCGGCCTTTGGACCGACTATGTAATGAGCGAAATCCAACGGCGGATTCTGACCGTTATTCAGCGGCGTTGCGAAGCCAGAGGCAATAAAGGTTCTCTTAGCAGCCACAAACAGAAAGAGCAGGCCAACTAAAGTAGCCTGCTCTTTTTATGGCAATATTGTTCTTAAACTCGCTTAGGCGAGTACTTCTTCTTTTTGCTTGATGAACTGCACGTTGGCGAACAGCTTCACATCGTCGCCGAGTACGATGGAGCCAGCTTCGGTTACGGCGTGGAAGGTCAAGCCAAACTCTTTGCGGTTGATTTTGCCGGTTACTTCAAAACCCGCTTTTTCATTGCCGTAAAAGTCAGTGGCAGTGCCGCCAAACTCTACGTCCAACGTTACGGGCTTGGTAACGTCTTTTACAGTCAGGTTACCAGCCAGTTTATAATCATCACCCTTCTTGGTAAGCGAGGTCGAGGTGAAGGTGATTTGCGGATAGGTAGCGGCGTCGAAGAAGTCATTGTTGCGCAAGTGCTCGTCGCGCTGCTCCTGGTTGGTGTCGATGCTGGCTACGTCGAGCGAGAACGTAACTTGGGCGTTTTCGAAGGTGTCGTTTTCTGATACAGCATGGCCTTCAAATTTCTTGAAAGAGCCAGTTACCGTCGAGATAACGAGGTGCTTGATCTTGAACTGTACTTCGGAGTGCATCGGGTCGAGGACCCACTTGGTAGCTGCCATGAGTGTAGGCGTTGCGAGGATAAGTTATAAAACACCTTGTGGGCTTGCGGCCCTTTCAGATGACCTTACAAATGTATGTACATTATTTAAATACATGTACGTACATCGATAAAAATATTTTTTAATGTTTCCTCTCTTACTCACGTACGGCCATTAAAACGCAGAAGCCGAAGTAGCTAATGCTACTCCGGCTTTCATGAGATACACTTATCAATCCTGACCTAACCTACAGCAGTACCGTTTCTATAGTAGCTCTAACTGCTACTTTACCACTCAACTCTCGCATAGCGGTGGCAATACCTTCGGCATCGAAGCCGCATTCTTTGTAAAGTTCGTCTTGGGTGCCGTGCTCTACCACTCGGTCAGGGATGCCGAGGCGGCGGATTGGGAGGCTGTAGCCGTGGTCGGCCATGAACTCTAGTATTGCCGAGCCGAAGCCACCTTGCAGGCAGCCGTCTTCTACTGTTACGAGGGCTTGGTACTGCTGGCAAATGGTGTGAAGCAGCTCTTCGTCCAAGGGCTTGCAGAAGCGCATATCGTAATGGCCTGGATTAAGCCCTTCGGCCACCAGCTTCTGAGTGGCCTTGGTAGCATAATTACCGATGTGACCGATGCTAAGCACTGCCACACCTTCGCCTGCGCGCACCACCCGGCCCTTACCCACCGTGATTTTCTTGAGCGGTTTGCGCCAATCCGGCATCACGCCCTCACCCCGTGGGTAGCGGATACTGAATGGGCCCGCGTTTTCGGGAAGCGTGGCCGTGTACATCAGATTACGCAGTTCCTCTTCGTTCATGGGAGCCGAAACTACCATGTTCGGGACGCAGCGCATATAAGCTATGTCGTAGCAGCCGTGGTGGGTGGGGCCGTCGGCGCCGGCAAAACCGGCACGGTCGAGGCAGAATACTACGTGCAGGTTTTGCAACGCCACATCGTGCAGCACCTGGTCGTAGGCGCGCTGCATGAACGACGAGTAGATATTGCAGAACGGAATAAGGCCCTGCGTAGCCATACCCGCCGAGAACGTCACGGCGTGCTGCTCGGCAATGCCTACGTCGAAGGCGCGCTTGGGCATGGCGGCCATCATCAGGTTCAACGACGAACCTGAGGGCATAGCCGGCGTCACGCCCATAATTTTATCGTTCTGCTCGGCCAGTTCGATCATCGTGTGCCCGAATACATCCTGGTACTTGGGCGGCTGCGGCGTCGAGTAGGTTTTCTTGCTGATTTCGCCCGTCACCTTGTCGAACAACCCGGGGCGTGCCACAAGGTCTGATCTTTCTCGGCCAGCGCGTAGCCCTTGCCTTTCACCGTCACGCAGTGCAGAATCTTTGGGCCGGGGATGCTCTTTAGGTCATTCAGGATGGTAGCCAGATGCTGCACGTCGTGCCCATCAACCGGACCAAAATAACGGAATTTCAGCGCCTCAAACAGGTTGCTTTGCTTGAGCAGCGTCGCCTTCATAGCCGACTCCACTTTGCGG contains:
- a CDS encoding YceI family protein, which translates into the protein MAATKWVLDPMHSEVQFKIKHLVISTVTGSFKKFEGHAVSENDTFENAQVTFSLDVASIDTNQEQRDEHLRNNDFFDAATYPQITFTSTSLTKKGDDYKLAGNLTVKDVTKPVTLDVEFGGTATDFYGNEKAGFEVTGKINRKEFGLTFHAVTEAGSIVLGDDVKLFANVQFIKQKEEVLA
- a CDS encoding alpha/beta fold hydrolase, with the protein product MASSHPTILFLHGFAESREIWTDFTREFPAGYRLLTLNLLGHGTNVHDVRDYSMEAQARYVVEQLRQKGVEKTLLVCHSMGGYVALAFAERYPEKVAGLVLFHSTALPDTDEKKANRDKNMDFVRRHGVEKFMDSFIRPLFAPANREHMREQREFLEEIGRSTPEATVLGALEAMRNRPDRTKVLKDAEFPVLFIGGKDDVAVTVESLLPQLVLPNESHALLLSDVGHLGYFEKPELTRQAVVDFAGRVFGNS